A portion of the Stigmatella aurantiaca DW4/3-1 genome contains these proteins:
- a CDS encoding phosphoenolpyruvate carboxykinase (GTP) gives MSSTHQAAVGHDAPTKNADLLSWVTRCARMTQPDRIVWCDGSEAEKKRLTEQAVKEGILIPLNQEKRPGCYLHRSNPNDVARVEHLTFICTPNKTDAGPTNNWMDPEQAYTKLGLLFDGSMKGRTLYVVPYAMGPLGGPSTKIGVELTDSIYVVLNMRIMTRMGKPALDMLGDSEDFNRGLHSTGDVNPDRRYICHFPQDNTIWSFGSGYGGNVLLGKKCLALRIGSYLGREEGWLAEHMLILGVTDPKGQTTYVAAAFPSACGKTNFAMMIPPKSYQGWKVETVGDDIAWMRVGPDGRLYAINPEAGYFGVVPGTNTKTNPNAMATIAKDTLFTNVAMTADGDVWWEGKDGEVPEELVDWQGRPWKKGCPEKAAHPNSRFTAPMTNNPALSPKANDPQGVPISAIIFGGRRSNTVPLVLQAFNWTHGVFLGATMGSETTAAATGKVGVVRRDPMAMLPFCGYHMGDYLQHWLDMQKSITHLPKIFQVNWFRQDKNGKYLWPGYGENMRVLEWIVNRVHGRVPTQETLLGWVPRQGDIPIQGLDLPPEAIAEATSIKADEWKSELKSQEVFFEQLGTKAPEALMLQRKLLISRLGS, from the coding sequence ATGTCTTCAACGCATCAGGCGGCCGTTGGCCATGACGCTCCGACGAAGAACGCGGACTTGCTGAGCTGGGTGACCCGCTGTGCGCGGATGACCCAGCCGGATCGCATCGTCTGGTGTGATGGCTCCGAGGCGGAGAAGAAGCGCCTGACCGAGCAGGCGGTGAAGGAAGGCATCCTCATCCCACTCAACCAGGAGAAGCGTCCCGGGTGTTACCTGCACCGCTCGAACCCCAATGACGTGGCGCGCGTCGAGCACCTGACCTTCATCTGCACGCCCAACAAGACGGACGCCGGTCCCACCAACAACTGGATGGACCCCGAACAGGCGTACACCAAGCTGGGCCTGCTCTTCGACGGGAGCATGAAGGGCCGGACCCTGTACGTGGTGCCGTACGCAATGGGCCCTCTGGGCGGCCCCTCCACGAAAATTGGCGTGGAGCTGACCGACAGCATCTATGTCGTTCTGAACATGCGCATCATGACGCGCATGGGCAAACCCGCCCTGGACATGCTGGGCGACTCGGAGGACTTCAACCGCGGCCTGCACAGCACCGGCGACGTCAACCCGGACCGCCGCTACATCTGCCACTTCCCCCAGGACAACACCATCTGGAGCTTCGGCTCCGGCTATGGGGGCAACGTGCTGCTGGGCAAGAAGTGCCTGGCGCTGCGCATTGGCAGCTACCTGGGCCGCGAGGAGGGGTGGCTCGCCGAGCACATGCTCATCCTGGGCGTCACCGATCCGAAGGGACAGACGACGTACGTCGCCGCCGCCTTCCCGTCCGCCTGCGGCAAGACGAACTTCGCGATGATGATTCCGCCCAAGAGCTACCAGGGCTGGAAGGTGGAGACCGTCGGCGATGACATCGCCTGGATGCGGGTGGGCCCCGACGGCAGGCTGTACGCCATCAACCCCGAGGCGGGCTACTTCGGCGTGGTGCCCGGCACCAACACCAAGACCAACCCCAACGCGATGGCCACCATCGCCAAGGACACCCTCTTCACCAACGTGGCCATGACCGCGGATGGGGACGTGTGGTGGGAGGGCAAGGACGGCGAGGTGCCCGAGGAGCTCGTCGACTGGCAGGGCCGCCCCTGGAAGAAGGGCTGCCCGGAAAAGGCGGCCCACCCCAACAGCCGCTTCACCGCGCCGATGACGAACAACCCCGCCCTGAGCCCCAAGGCGAATGATCCGCAGGGCGTGCCCATCAGCGCCATCATCTTCGGCGGGCGCCGCTCCAACACGGTGCCGCTGGTGCTCCAGGCCTTCAACTGGACGCACGGGGTGTTCCTCGGCGCCACCATGGGCAGCGAGACGACGGCCGCGGCCACCGGCAAGGTGGGCGTGGTGCGGCGCGATCCCATGGCCATGCTGCCCTTCTGCGGCTACCACATGGGGGACTACCTCCAGCACTGGCTGGACATGCAGAAGTCCATCACCCACCTGCCGAAGATCTTCCAGGTGAACTGGTTCCGGCAGGACAAGAACGGCAAGTACCTGTGGCCGGGCTACGGCGAGAACATGCGCGTGCTGGAGTGGATCGTGAACCGCGTCCACGGCCGCGTGCCCACCCAGGAGACGCTGCTCGGCTGGGTGCCGCGCCAGGGAGACATTCCCATCCAGGGGCTGGACCTGCCGCCCGAGGCCATCGCGGAGGCCACTTCCATCAAGGCCGATGAGTGGAAGTCCGAGCTCAAGAGCCAGGAGGTCTTCTTCGAGCAACTGGGCACCAAGGCCCCCGAGGCCCTCATGCTCCAGCGCAAACTCCTGATCTCCCGCCTGGGCAGTTAA